From the genome of Argentina anserina chromosome 4, drPotAnse1.1, whole genome shotgun sequence, one region includes:
- the LOC126791542 gene encoding non-specific lipid transfer protein GPI-anchored 1: protein MEKMLMCLAVVTMLVWGSAGAAETVAQKCSDQFQKVAVCLTYATGKAATPTKECCESVKGLKETEPECLCYVIQQAGSGSDQIKKMGIQVAKLLQLPTACSLKDANASNCPALLGLAPNSPDAAIFTNGTTTSTATPSSNSTTISGQSAPDTATAASNGVKLGPGYAGLAAAVAVPIVFLAFSPAGGFVRL, encoded by the exons ATGGAGAAGATGCTGATGTGCCTGGCCGTGGTGACGATGCTAGTGTGGGGCTCTGCCGGTGCCGCGGAGACGGTGGCGCAGAAGTGCAGCGACCAGTTCCAGAAGGTGGCGGTGTGTCTGACCTACGCGACGGGGAAAGCGGCGACGCCGACCAAGGAGTGCTGTGAGTCGGTTAAGGGGCTTAAGGAGACCGAGCCGGAGTGTTTGTGCTATGTGATTCAACAAGCCGGCAGCGGTAGCGATCAGATCAAGAAGATGGGGATTCAGGTCGCTAAGTTGCTTCAGCTCCCTACTGCATGCAGCCTGAAGGACGCCAACGCCAGCAACTGTCCCG CTCTACTAGGACTAGCTCCCAACTCCCCAGATGCTGCTATTTTCACAAATGGTACTACTACATCTACCGCAACGCCGAGTTCGAATTCAACTACAATTTCTGGACAATCTGCACCTGACACAGCAACTGCAGCTAGTAATGGAGTGAAGCTTGGCCCTGGTTATGCTGGTCTGGCGGCGGCAGTGGCTGTGCCCATCGTCTTCCTTGCATTCTCACCGGCGGGTGGCTTTGTACGCCTCTAA